In one window of Herpetosiphonaceae bacterium DNA:
- a CDS encoding peptidoglycan DD-metalloendopeptidase family protein, whose product MIGRSLCLLLIGLALVACAAASGREERASAPAASATPAPTLSSTAAPSATATPAPTLSPTAAPSATATPAPPAPTATITPTIAAQWSYPIGQPGHAPGDGFFIRHGYNVENTWYNPGYWHTGEDWYAVEGDTAGATVYAVADGDVVYAGSNYPGRVVIVKHADDRFSMYGHLDPALAIEQGQHVIRGARLGTVLRRSDDVPNHLHFEIRTFLTSAGINGDRPRYGFRCGPQCPPGPGYWPIAAPDLPNAQGWRNPTHVIARRAFPAEPAGALGEVVVATPPASPGVTLWAQLAEDATPQQPIADVALQPGERFALLAVRAGPEAPQATGADSYRLWYRVRLPDGREGWAQAAVPSDFETGSDGRAATIRFNFYPVSASDVAAQDRDGRIGLHAVRAQAGGQHDRLAEP is encoded by the coding sequence GTGATAGGCAGATCGCTCTGCTTACTGCTGATCGGGCTGGCGCTGGTGGCATGCGCGGCGGCATCCGGGCGCGAGGAGCGGGCTTCCGCGCCTGCGGCGAGCGCCACTCCCGCACCGACGCTATCGTCCACCGCAGCGCCATCGGCAACAGCCACGCCCGCGCCGACGCTATCGCCCACCGCAGCGCCATCGGCGACAGCCACGCCCGCGCCGCCCGCTCCAACCGCTACGATCACGCCGACCATTGCCGCTCAGTGGAGCTACCCGATCGGACAGCCGGGCCACGCGCCGGGCGATGGGTTCTTTATTCGGCACGGCTATAACGTCGAAAATACGTGGTACAACCCCGGCTACTGGCATACGGGCGAGGACTGGTATGCCGTCGAGGGCGATACCGCAGGCGCGACGGTCTATGCGGTCGCCGACGGCGATGTCGTGTATGCCGGGTCGAACTATCCCGGTCGCGTGGTGATCGTCAAACACGCCGACGATCGCTTCTCGATGTACGGCCACCTCGATCCGGCACTCGCCATTGAGCAGGGCCAGCACGTCATACGCGGCGCGCGGCTAGGCACCGTGCTGCGGCGCTCCGACGATGTGCCCAACCACCTGCACTTCGAGATCCGCACCTTTCTGACCAGCGCCGGGATCAACGGGGATCGTCCGCGCTACGGCTTTCGCTGCGGCCCGCAGTGCCCGCCCGGCCCCGGCTACTGGCCGATCGCCGCGCCCGATCTGCCGAATGCCCAGGGCTGGCGCAATCCGACCCACGTGATCGCCCGCCGCGCCTTTCCTGCGGAACCGGCTGGTGCGCTGGGCGAGGTCGTCGTCGCCACGCCGCCTGCCTCACCAGGCGTCACGCTGTGGGCACAGCTTGCCGAGGACGCCACGCCGCAGCAGCCGATCGCTGATGTTGCGCTACAACCCGGCGAGCGATTCGCGCTGCTTGCGGTGCGGGCCGGACCCGAAGCACCGCAGGCGACCGGCGCGGACAGCTATCGGCTGTGGTACCGCGTGCGGCTGCCCGACGGACGCGAGGGCTGGGCGCAGGCAGCGGTGCCCTCCGACTTCGAGACTGGCAGCGACGGACGGGCTGCGACGATCCGGTTCAACTTCTACCCCGTCAGCGCCTCAGACGTAGCAGCGCAGGATCGTGACGGCAGGATCGGGCTGCACGCGGTACGCGCCCAGGCTGGCGGGCAGCACGATCGACTCGCCGAGCCGTAA
- a CDS encoding type I phosphomannose isomerase catalytic subunit, which translates to MSSIPPLMLERRLDSRIWGGDTLGPWLGLRDAPPKLAESWQVYEHNRIADGPLAGQTLAEVVTQHGAALVGTRSFERYGAEFPLLAKFIDAADNLSVQVHPDDEYAHRVEAATGFHGKTEAWYILRATPGAEVIHGLVQPTDRATFAGAVREGTLLDLLRRVPVAAGATIFVPAGTVHAINAGIMLFEIQQKSDLTYRVYDYDRRDDQGRPRELHLERALDVIEYGAPPPDVTPQPLGEGRTLLVACAYFTMERWELAAATQAATEPTSFEILTVIEGQADLAWADGTRRLRLGESIVLPASLGAYRVQPDPAVTILRCYV; encoded by the coding sequence ATGTCGAGTATTCCACCACTGATGCTTGAGCGTCGGCTCGATAGCCGAATCTGGGGCGGCGACACCCTTGGGCCGTGGCTTGGCCTGCGCGACGCGCCGCCAAAGCTGGCCGAGTCGTGGCAGGTGTACGAGCATAACCGCATTGCCGACGGGCCGTTGGCCGGGCAGACTCTCGCCGAAGTGGTCACGCAGCACGGCGCGGCGCTCGTCGGCACGCGCAGCTTCGAGCGCTACGGCGCTGAGTTTCCGCTGCTGGCAAAGTTCATCGACGCCGCCGACAATCTATCGGTCCAGGTCCATCCCGACGACGAGTACGCGCACCGGGTGGAGGCCGCCACCGGCTTTCACGGCAAGACCGAGGCCTGGTATATCCTGCGAGCCACGCCCGGCGCTGAGGTGATCCACGGCCTTGTGCAGCCCACCGATCGCGCCACGTTCGCCGGTGCCGTGCGCGAGGGCACGCTGCTCGATCTGCTGCGGCGCGTGCCGGTCGCGGCGGGCGCGACGATTTTCGTCCCTGCGGGCACGGTCCACGCGATCAACGCGGGCATCATGCTCTTTGAGATCCAGCAGAAGTCGGACCTGACCTACCGCGTGTACGACTACGACCGCCGCGACGATCAGGGACGGCCTCGCGAGCTGCATCTTGAGCGGGCGCTGGATGTGATCGAGTATGGCGCGCCGCCGCCGGACGTGACGCCGCAACCGCTTGGCGAAGGCCGTACGCTGCTGGTAGCGTGCGCCTACTTTACGATGGAGCGCTGGGAGCTTGCGGCGGCGACGCAGGCCGCTACGGAGCCGACGAGCTTTGAGATCCTGACGGTGATCGAAGGGCAGGCTGATCTGGCCTGGGCCGATGGCACCCGCCGCTTACGGCTCGGCGAGTCGATCGTGCTGCCCGCCAGCCTGGGCGCGTACCGCGTGCAGCCCGATCCTGCCGTCACGATCCTGCGCTGCTACGTCTGA